The following proteins come from a genomic window of Deinococcus sp. YIM 134068:
- a CDS encoding DUF305 domain-containing protein has protein sequence MTRRPRFLALLALAVLALVAVVFVLRPTSPRETSPEVRFVREMVQHHGQAVDMATRIRDRSEDATLRTLALDIMLSQQEQIGQMRGWLTLWGRPWGGAGMTANHARQMGMATPAELNRLDTLPVAQAERTFLQLMTRHHQGALEMVRPVLNARVRPEVQALARQIDAAQAGEIRLMTRLLTERGAKPLPAPAGEREGMGGHEH, from the coding sequence GGTGGCGGTGGTGTTTGTCCTGCGGCCCACCTCCCCGCGTGAGACCAGCCCGGAAGTGCGCTTTGTGCGCGAGATGGTGCAGCACCACGGGCAGGCGGTGGACATGGCGACGCGCATCCGCGACCGCAGCGAGGACGCGACCCTCCGCACGCTCGCCCTCGACATCATGCTCTCGCAACAGGAGCAGATCGGGCAGATGCGCGGCTGGCTCACCCTCTGGGGAAGACCGTGGGGCGGGGCGGGGATGACGGCGAACCACGCCCGACAGATGGGGATGGCGACACCCGCCGAGTTGAACCGCCTCGACACCCTGCCCGTGGCGCAGGCCGAGCGGACCTTCCTCCAACTGATGACCCGCCACCACCAGGGGGCGCTGGAGATGGTGCGGCCCGTGCTGAACGCCCGTGTCCGGCCCGAAGTGCAGGCCCTCGCCCGGCAGATCGACGCGGCGCAGGCGGGCGAGATTCGGCTGATGACGCGGCTACTGACCGAGCGGGGAGCTAAGCCGCTTCCGGCTCCGGCGGGGGAGCGGGAGGGGATGGGGGGGCACGAACACTAG
- a CDS encoding GNAT family N-acetyltransferase → MIRPMQATDAPDVLALLHWMDDAPEREVFAPDARDAAALHDECEDRVCLVSEGTDGMVQAYCALAPFRDGLALEGPLGSGDLSGLLRRAVARADGLPVYAFSARDNLDARAALEGAGFTAMHTTDFYTGRAAHLARAARVPGEYTAEDALPPADYRALFRAAEDGWSGRLEWTDAQLRAHFARDDVRLVVLRRSGRPVGFAELELNAEAARADLTYVAVHPAERGQGLGRVLLALAAAEAAAHPEVRDLRARAHDHARAARALYTHAGMRHCRSVVTYLRDDTDGEV, encoded by the coding sequence ATGATCCGCCCGATGCAAGCGACCGACGCCCCCGACGTGCTCGCCCTGCTTCACTGGATGGACGACGCGCCCGAACGCGAGGTCTTCGCCCCCGACGCGCGGGACGCTGCCGCCCTGCACGACGAGTGCGAGGACCGGGTGTGCCTCGTCTCCGAGGGGACCGACGGGATGGTACAGGCGTACTGCGCGCTCGCTCCCTTCCGCGACGGCCTCGCGCTGGAGGGGCCGCTGGGGAGCGGTGACCTCTCCGGGCTGCTGCGGCGGGCGGTGGCGCGGGCGGACGGCCTCCCCGTGTACGCCTTCAGCGCCCGCGACAATCTGGATGCGCGGGCGGCGCTGGAGGGGGCGGGCTTCACCGCCATGCACACCACCGACTTCTACACGGGCCGCGCCGCGCACCTCGCCCGCGCTGCCCGCGTGCCGGGGGAGTACACGGCGGAGGACGCCCTCCCGCCCGCCGACTACCGCGCCCTCTTCCGCGCCGCCGAGGACGGCTGGTCGGGACGGCTGGAGTGGACCGACGCCCAGTTGCGCGCCCACTTCGCGCGGGACGACGTGCGGCTGGTGGTGCTGCGGCGATCAGGGCGGCCCGTGGGCTTCGCCGAGCTGGAGCTGAACGCCGAGGCGGCCCGCGCCGACCTCACCTACGTCGCCGTGCATCCCGCCGAGCGTGGGCAGGGGCTGGGGCGGGTGCTGCTGGCCCTCGCCGCCGCCGAGGCCGCCGCCCACCCGGAAGTCCGCGACCTGCGCGCCCGCGCCCACGACCACGCCCGCGCCGCCCGCGCCCTCTACACCCACGCCGGGATGAGGCATTGCCGCTCCGTCGTGACGTACCTGCGCGACGACACGGACGGGGAGGTGTAG